One Nocardioides luti DNA window includes the following coding sequences:
- a CDS encoding ABC transporter ATP-binding protein has translation MSTTPASDPPAGVHSLWRLRSYLAPHVPALAIMLGTSLGGVALSIAIPLVTKALIDGPITDRELGPVLPLGLLALALGVLEAVLIFWRRWVQSNAVLGIETAMRHDLYERLQQLPMSFHSKWQSGQLLSRATTDLSAIRRFSGFGLLFLVINILQVTVVTIVLLNMYWPLGLVVAATAAPIVWLSMRFEKSYVVVSRRVQDEQGDLATLSEEGAVGIRVIKSFGRSEHVAQQYESAARKLYDTSMDKVRLSARFWSFLEVIPNFAVVVVLLLGAIGVGKGLLTPGELVAFITLMLSLVWPVASLGVILAMAQEAMTASARILEIFDTQPDIVSGTRVVEQPRGHLRFEHVDFAFPDALDEPVLRDVNLDVRPGETVALVGATGSGKTILTALVPRLYDVTGGRVTLDGVDVRELQLPHLRQLVATAFEDPTLFSMSARENLTLGRADATEAEIAEALEVSQAGFVHDLPWGLDTRIGEQGMALSGGQRQRLALARAVLAQPRVLVLDDTLSALDVHTEKLVEEALQRVLSATTGLVVAHRASTVLLADRVALLQDGTITHVGDHRELLATVPEYRSLLAAETESEEVSA, from the coding sequence ATGTCAACCACTCCTGCCTCGGACCCGCCCGCGGGCGTCCACTCGCTGTGGCGGCTGCGCTCCTACCTCGCGCCCCACGTCCCCGCCCTCGCGATCATGCTCGGCACCTCCCTCGGAGGCGTCGCGCTGTCGATCGCGATCCCGCTCGTCACCAAGGCGCTGATCGACGGCCCGATCACCGACCGCGAGCTCGGTCCCGTGCTGCCGCTCGGGCTGCTCGCCCTGGCGCTCGGGGTGCTCGAGGCGGTGCTGATCTTCTGGCGCCGCTGGGTGCAGTCCAACGCCGTGCTCGGCATCGAGACCGCGATGCGCCACGACCTCTACGAGCGCCTCCAGCAGCTGCCGATGAGCTTCCACAGCAAGTGGCAGTCCGGCCAGCTGCTCTCGCGCGCGACCACGGACCTCTCCGCGATCCGCCGGTTCAGCGGCTTCGGTCTGCTGTTCCTGGTCATCAACATCCTCCAGGTCACGGTCGTCACGATCGTGCTGCTGAACATGTACTGGCCGCTCGGCCTGGTCGTCGCGGCGACGGCCGCCCCCATCGTGTGGCTCTCGATGCGCTTCGAGAAGTCCTACGTCGTCGTCTCGCGACGGGTGCAGGACGAGCAGGGCGACCTCGCGACGCTCTCCGAGGAGGGCGCCGTCGGCATCCGCGTGATCAAGTCCTTCGGTCGCAGCGAGCACGTCGCCCAGCAGTACGAGTCCGCCGCCCGCAAGCTCTACGACACCAGCATGGACAAGGTCCGCCTGTCCGCGCGGTTCTGGAGCTTCCTCGAGGTCATCCCGAACTTCGCCGTCGTGGTGGTGCTCCTGCTCGGCGCGATCGGCGTCGGCAAGGGCCTGCTCACCCCCGGCGAGCTGGTCGCCTTCATCACGCTGATGCTCTCGCTCGTGTGGCCGGTCGCCTCGCTCGGCGTGATCCTCGCGATGGCCCAGGAGGCGATGACCGCCAGCGCCCGGATCCTGGAGATCTTCGACACCCAGCCCGACATCGTCTCGGGCACCCGGGTGGTCGAGCAGCCGCGCGGCCACCTGCGCTTCGAGCACGTCGACTTCGCCTTCCCCGACGCCCTCGACGAGCCGGTGCTGCGCGACGTCAACCTCGACGTCCGCCCCGGCGAGACCGTCGCGCTGGTCGGCGCCACCGGCTCCGGCAAGACCATCCTGACCGCCCTCGTCCCGCGGCTGTACGACGTCACCGGCGGCCGGGTCACCCTCGACGGCGTCGACGTGCGCGAGCTGCAGCTGCCGCACCTGCGCCAGCTCGTCGCGACGGCCTTCGAGGACCCGACGCTGTTCTCGATGTCCGCCCGGGAGAACCTCACCCTCGGCCGCGCCGACGCCACCGAGGCCGAGATCGCCGAGGCGCTCGAGGTGAGCCAGGCCGGCTTCGTGCACGACCTGCCCTGGGGGCTCGACACCCGGATCGGCGAGCAGGGCATGGCCCTGTCCGGCGGCCAGCGCCAACGGCTCGCCCTGGCGCGCGCCGTGCTGGCGCAGCCGCGGGTCCTGGTCCTCGACGACACGCTCTCCGCGCTCGACGTGCACACCGAGAAGCTCGTCGAGGAGGCGCTGCAGCGGGTGCTGTCGGCCACCACCGGGCTGGTCGTCGCGCACCGCGCGTCGACCGTGCTGCTCGCCGACCGGGTCGCCCTGCTCCAGGACGGCACGATCACCCACGTCGGCGACCATCGCGAGCTGCTGGCGACGGTGCCCGAGTACCGCTCCCTCCTCGCCGCCGAGACCGAGTCCGAGGAGGTGTCCGCATGA
- a CDS encoding NAD-glutamate dehydrogenase domain-containing protein — MSTTTLDQDKSALLTKAIDLALARKGSGGPPHDAVGSLLKAYYRHVAPEDVVDRNEVDVYGALASHWKLAAQRPQGTAQVRVSTPGQNEQGWSAGGHSVVEVVTDDMPFLVDSLTMELSRQLRDVHVVIHPHFDVVRDITGALQEVRPVADGEPLAETDGTVVRESWMHVEIDRLPEATDHAAMEESIQRVLRDVREAVEDWDKMHAEVDAIVDELGGADGAALPVDPDEVRQARGLLEWLGDQHFTFLGYREYRLERDGDDEYLRGVPGTGLGILRADQDMSSTSGRLPDLARSKAREKTLLVLTKANSRSTVHRPAYLDYVGVKKFENGEVVGERRFLGLYSSAAYTESLTRIPLLRERATAVLKRIGFSPQSHDGKALMDTLETYPRDELFHTSVDELAPMAEAAMHARERRQLRVFVRRDTYGRYVSVLVYLPRDRYNTAVRERFSEILKERLGGDSVEFTVRLTESTTARVHFVVHPAKGATIPEVDTGDLERRLSEASRSWRDDFTSAVMAEYGEEAGTSLGRRYLDSFPEAYKEDFAARIGAFDLGRLEGIEGDEGIDLSLYEQLDAGRGEARLKVFRIGPALSLSEILPMLSSMGVEVVDERPYGLEGLERPTYIYEFGLRYGRSLPAQARELFQDALRAVWDGFNEIDGFNALVLGAGLTWRQATVLRAYAKYMRQGNSPFALDYIEDALRNNVDITRLLVQLFEARFDPGSNGLAADAEARTARTEEVEGRIARALDDVASLDHDRILRSYLTHIKATLRTNYFQPLDAHDGGGVRPYMSFKLEPSVIPDLPEPRPRFEIFVYSPRVEGVHLRFGAVARGGLRWSDRRDDFRTEVLGLVKAQMVKNTVIVPVGAKGGFFCKQLPDPGQRDAWLAEGIACYKTFISGLLDITDNLVEGETVPPRQVVRHDGDDSYLVVAADKGTATFSDIANGVAQDYGFWLGDAFASGGSVGYDHKAMGITARGAWVSVQRHFRERGIDCQTEDFTAVGIGDMSGDVFGNGLLCSEHTRLVAAFDHRDIFLDPTPDAATSYAERQRLFALPRSSWQDYDAALISEGGGVFPRSLKSIPVTAPVRAALGLADDVTALTPAELMKAILRAPVDLLWNGGIGTYVKATEESHADAGDKANDTIRIDGRDLRALCVGEGGNLGFTQLGRIEYALAGCGGRGGRMNTDFIDNSAGVDTSDHEVNIKILLDRVVKDGDLTQKQRNRILAEMTDEVGALVLRDNYEQNLALANAVAHAPSLLHVHEDWMKRLERDGVLNRELEGLPTSRQVRRRLDRGDGLTLPELCVLLAWTKIVLAEELLASDLPDDPYLAIDLRAYFPRQMREGFEDQIAAHPLRREIIVTQVVNDLVNGAGMTYWPRLAGETGSTPAELTRANFVAREIFASLPLRQELTTYDNVLDAAVQTRMRVEMRTLVERASRWLVTNRRPPLDTHGTVAYFSEQVQRVMAALPEVMTGREQAAFESRRDALVAESVPEDLATRVAVLPPAYQLLGIIEVATREELDPLDVARLHFALGERLGLSALVGRILALPREDRWQTMARAALRDDLYAVHVQLTAQVLRTTSADESATARIAAWEDDEAVVVTRATTTLREICADEAADLARMSVGLRVVRGLLATG, encoded by the coding sequence GTGTCAACGACGACGCTGGATCAGGACAAGTCCGCCCTCCTCACAAAGGCCATCGACCTGGCCCTCGCCCGCAAGGGCTCGGGAGGTCCGCCGCACGACGCGGTCGGGAGCCTGCTGAAGGCGTACTACCGCCACGTCGCCCCCGAGGACGTCGTCGACCGCAACGAGGTCGACGTGTACGGCGCCCTCGCCTCGCACTGGAAGCTCGCGGCCCAGCGGCCGCAGGGCACGGCCCAGGTGCGCGTGTCGACGCCCGGGCAGAACGAGCAGGGCTGGTCGGCCGGCGGGCACTCCGTCGTCGAGGTCGTCACCGACGACATGCCCTTCCTGGTGGACTCCCTGACGATGGAGCTCTCGCGCCAGCTGCGCGACGTGCACGTCGTGATCCACCCGCACTTCGACGTCGTCCGCGACATCACCGGCGCCCTGCAGGAGGTCCGCCCGGTCGCCGACGGCGAGCCGCTGGCCGAGACCGACGGCACCGTCGTGCGCGAGTCGTGGATGCACGTCGAGATCGACCGGCTGCCCGAGGCCACCGACCACGCCGCGATGGAGGAGTCGATCCAGCGGGTGCTCCGCGACGTCCGCGAGGCCGTCGAGGACTGGGACAAGATGCACGCCGAGGTCGACGCGATCGTCGACGAGCTCGGTGGCGCGGACGGGGCCGCGCTCCCCGTCGACCCCGACGAGGTCCGCCAGGCCCGAGGCCTGCTCGAGTGGCTCGGCGACCAGCACTTCACGTTCCTCGGCTACCGCGAGTACCGCCTCGAGCGCGACGGCGACGACGAGTACCTCCGCGGCGTCCCCGGCACCGGCCTGGGCATCCTGCGCGCGGACCAGGACATGTCGTCGACGTCCGGCCGGCTCCCCGACCTGGCCCGCTCCAAGGCCCGCGAGAAGACCCTGCTGGTGCTGACGAAGGCCAACTCCCGCTCGACGGTGCACCGCCCGGCGTACCTCGACTACGTCGGCGTCAAGAAGTTCGAGAACGGCGAGGTCGTCGGCGAGCGCCGCTTCCTCGGGCTCTACTCCAGCGCGGCCTACACCGAGTCCCTGACCCGGATCCCGCTACTGCGCGAGCGGGCCACGGCGGTGCTCAAGCGGATCGGGTTCTCCCCGCAGAGCCACGACGGCAAGGCGCTGATGGACACGCTGGAGACCTACCCGCGTGACGAGCTCTTCCACACCAGCGTCGACGAGCTGGCGCCGATGGCCGAGGCGGCCATGCACGCCCGCGAGCGCCGTCAGTTGCGCGTCTTCGTCCGCCGCGACACCTACGGCCGCTACGTCTCCGTCCTCGTCTACCTGCCCCGTGACCGCTACAACACCGCGGTCCGCGAGCGCTTCTCGGAGATCCTCAAGGAGCGCCTGGGCGGCGACTCCGTCGAGTTCACGGTGCGGCTGACCGAGTCGACGACCGCGCGCGTGCACTTCGTCGTGCACCCCGCCAAGGGCGCGACCATCCCCGAGGTCGACACCGGGGACCTCGAGCGCCGCCTCAGCGAGGCGTCCCGCTCCTGGCGCGACGACTTCACCTCGGCCGTGATGGCGGAGTACGGCGAGGAGGCCGGCACGTCGCTGGGGCGGCGCTACCTCGACTCGTTCCCCGAGGCCTACAAGGAGGACTTCGCCGCCCGCATCGGCGCGTTCGACCTCGGCCGGCTGGAGGGCATCGAGGGCGACGAGGGCATCGACCTCTCGCTCTACGAGCAGCTCGACGCCGGGCGGGGCGAGGCCCGGCTCAAGGTGTTCCGGATCGGCCCGGCGCTGTCGCTGTCGGAGATCCTGCCGATGCTGTCGTCGATGGGGGTCGAGGTCGTCGACGAGCGGCCCTACGGCCTCGAGGGCCTCGAGCGCCCGACGTACATCTACGAGTTCGGCCTGCGCTACGGCCGCTCGCTGCCGGCGCAGGCCCGCGAGCTGTTCCAGGACGCGCTCCGCGCGGTGTGGGACGGCTTCAACGAGATCGACGGCTTCAACGCGCTCGTGCTGGGTGCCGGGCTGACCTGGCGGCAGGCCACGGTGCTGCGCGCCTACGCGAAGTACATGCGCCAGGGGAACTCGCCCTTCGCCCTCGACTACATCGAGGACGCGCTGCGCAACAACGTCGACATCACCCGGCTGCTCGTGCAGCTCTTCGAGGCGCGCTTCGACCCGGGCAGCAACGGGCTGGCGGCCGACGCCGAGGCCCGGACCGCCCGCACGGAGGAGGTGGAGGGCCGGATCGCCCGCGCCCTCGACGACGTCGCCAGCCTCGACCACGACCGGATCCTGCGGTCCTACCTGACCCACATCAAGGCGACCCTGCGGACCAACTACTTCCAGCCGCTCGACGCGCACGACGGCGGCGGCGTGCGGCCGTACATGTCCTTCAAGCTCGAGCCCTCGGTCATCCCCGACCTGCCCGAGCCGCGGCCGCGCTTCGAGATCTTCGTCTACTCGCCCCGCGTCGAGGGCGTGCACCTGCGCTTCGGTGCCGTCGCCCGAGGCGGCCTGCGCTGGTCCGACCGCCGCGACGACTTCCGCACCGAGGTGCTGGGCCTGGTCAAGGCGCAGATGGTGAAGAACACCGTGATCGTGCCCGTGGGCGCGAAGGGCGGGTTCTTCTGCAAGCAGCTGCCCGACCCCGGCCAGCGCGACGCGTGGCTGGCCGAGGGCATCGCCTGCTACAAGACCTTCATCTCCGGCCTCCTCGACATCACCGACAACCTCGTCGAGGGCGAGACCGTGCCGCCCCGCCAGGTCGTGCGCCACGACGGCGACGACTCCTACCTCGTGGTGGCGGCCGACAAGGGCACCGCGACGTTCTCCGACATCGCGAACGGCGTCGCCCAGGACTACGGCTTCTGGCTCGGCGACGCCTTCGCCTCGGGCGGGTCGGTGGGCTACGACCACAAGGCGATGGGCATCACCGCCCGCGGCGCCTGGGTCTCGGTGCAGCGGCACTTCCGCGAGCGCGGCATCGACTGCCAGACCGAGGACTTCACCGCGGTCGGCATCGGCGACATGTCCGGCGACGTCTTCGGCAACGGGCTGCTCTGCTCCGAGCACACCCGGCTCGTGGCCGCCTTCGACCACCGCGACATCTTCCTCGACCCGACGCCCGACGCCGCCACGTCGTACGCCGAGCGCCAGCGCCTCTTCGCGCTGCCCCGCTCGTCCTGGCAGGACTACGACGCCGCGCTGATCTCCGAGGGCGGCGGGGTCTTCCCGCGCTCCCTGAAGTCGATCCCGGTCACCGCCCCGGTCCGGGCGGCGCTCGGCCTCGCCGACGACGTCACGGCGCTCACCCCGGCCGAGCTCATGAAGGCGATCCTCCGGGCGCCGGTCGACCTGCTCTGGAACGGCGGCATCGGCACCTACGTGAAGGCGACCGAGGAGAGCCACGCGGACGCCGGCGACAAGGCCAACGACACGATCCGGATCGACGGGCGCGACCTGCGGGCGCTCTGCGTCGGCGAGGGCGGCAACCTCGGCTTCACCCAGCTCGGGCGGATCGAGTACGCCCTGGCCGGCTGCGGCGGGCGCGGCGGCCGGATGAACACCGACTTCATCGACAACTCCGCCGGCGTGGACACCTCCGACCACGAGGTCAACATCAAGATCCTGCTCGACCGGGTCGTCAAGGACGGCGACCTGACCCAGAAGCAGCGCAACCGGATCCTCGCGGAGATGACCGACGAGGTGGGCGCGCTGGTGCTGCGCGACAACTACGAGCAGAACCTCGCCCTCGCCAACGCGGTCGCCCACGCGCCGTCGCTGCTGCACGTGCACGAGGACTGGATGAAGCGGCTCGAGCGCGACGGTGTCCTCAACCGCGAGCTCGAGGGGCTGCCGACCTCGCGCCAGGTCCGGCGCCGGCTCGACCGCGGTGACGGGCTGACCCTGCCCGAGCTCTGCGTGCTGCTGGCCTGGACCAAGATCGTGCTGGCCGAGGAGCTGCTCGCCTCCGACCTGCCCGACGACCCCTACCTCGCGATCGACCTGCGCGCCTACTTCCCCCGCCAGATGCGCGAGGGCTTCGAGGACCAGATCGCCGCCCACCCGCTGCGCCGCGAGATCATCGTGACCCAGGTCGTCAACGACCTGGTCAACGGCGCCGGCATGACCTACTGGCCGCGGCTCGCGGGGGAGACCGGCTCGACGCCCGCCGAGCTCACCCGGGCGAACTTCGTGGCCCGCGAGATCTTCGCGTCGCTGCCGCTGCGCCAGGAGCTCACGACCTACGACAACGTCCTCGACGCCGCCGTGCAGACCCGGATGCGGGTGGAGATGCGCACGCTCGTGGAGCGCGCCTCGCGCTGGCTGGTCACGAACCGCCGACCGCCGCTCGACACCCACGGCACGGTGGCCTACTTCTCCGAGCAGGTGCAGCGCGTGATGGCGGCGCTGCCCGAGGTGATGACCGGCCGCGAGCAAGCCGCCTTCGAGAGCCGCCGCGACGCGCTCGTCGCGGAGTCGGTGCCCGAGGACCTCGCGACCCGCGTGGCGGTGCTGCCCCCGGCGTACCAGCTCCTCGGCATCATCGAGGTCGCCACCCGTGAGGAGCTCGACCCGCTCGACGTCGCCCGCCTGCACTTCGCCCTGGGCGAGCGGCTGGGGCTCTCGGCGCTGGTCGGCCGGATCCTGGCGCTGCCGCGCGAGGACCGCTGGCAGACGATGGCGCGGGCCGCGCTGCGCGACGACCTGTACGCCGTCCACGTCCAGCTGACCGCGCAGGTGCTGCGCACCACGTCGGCCGACGAGTCGGCGACCGCGCGGATCGCCGCGTGGGAGGACGACGAGGCCGTCGTGGTCACCCGGGCGACGACGACGCTGCGCGAGATCTGCGCCGACGAGGCGGCCGACCTGGCCCGGATGTCGGTCGGCCTGCGGGTGGTCCGGGGGCTGCTGGCGACCGGCTGA
- a CDS encoding tryptophan 2,3-dioxygenase family protein: MTETFVSFGEQGAQLTYGSYLRLPQLLDSQHLESDPPAHDELLFITIHQVYELWFKQLLHEVGAARDAMLGRIEGRSLWWAQHLLARVHVIERVLVQQVDVLETMTPQDFLEFRQRLAPASGFQSVQFRELEFLSGAKDPSYVDRFKGLTEAEQARLGARLEEPTLWDGFLHVLRAEGMAAGSDEEISASVRTAAHDRSQHAVVWALAEALLQHDELAASWRARHVVMVERMIGAKSGTGGSSGAGYLRSRLPLQYYPLLWDLRSEL; the protein is encoded by the coding sequence ATGACTGAGACCTTCGTGTCGTTCGGCGAGCAGGGCGCCCAGCTGACCTACGGCAGCTACCTCCGCCTCCCGCAGCTCCTGGACTCCCAGCACCTCGAGTCGGACCCGCCGGCGCACGACGAGCTGCTGTTCATCACGATCCACCAGGTCTACGAGCTCTGGTTCAAGCAGCTCCTGCACGAGGTGGGGGCCGCCCGTGACGCGATGCTCGGCCGCATCGAGGGCCGCAGCCTGTGGTGGGCCCAGCACCTCCTGGCCCGCGTGCACGTGATCGAGCGGGTCCTGGTCCAGCAGGTCGACGTGCTCGAGACGATGACCCCGCAGGACTTCCTGGAGTTCCGCCAGCGGCTCGCGCCGGCCAGCGGCTTCCAGTCCGTGCAGTTCCGGGAGCTGGAGTTCCTCTCCGGCGCCAAGGACCCGTCGTACGTCGACCGCTTCAAGGGCCTGACCGAGGCGGAGCAGGCGCGCCTCGGTGCCCGCCTCGAGGAGCCGACGCTGTGGGACGGCTTCCTCCACGTGCTCCGCGCCGAGGGGATGGCCGCCGGCAGTGACGAGGAGATCTCCGCGTCGGTCCGCACCGCGGCCCACGACCGCTCCCAGCACGCGGTCGTCTGGGCCCTGGCCGAGGCGCTGCTGCAGCACGACGAGCTCGCCGCCAGCTGGCGCGCGCGGCACGTCGTCATGGTCGAGCGGATGATCGGCGCGAAGTCCGGCACCGGCGGCTCGAGCGGCGCCGGCTACCTGCGCTCGCGGCTGCCGCTGCAGTACTACCCGCTCCTGTGGGACCTGCGCTCGGAGCTCTGA
- a CDS encoding DUF2505 domain-containing protein, whose protein sequence is MKFRHELAYDAAPDQVFEMLADPAFREAACAAQDVISADVSVERSGGGFTLTVDQLQKTDDLPSFARTFAGESTRAIQREVWADTTGGTLDIEAPGKPSSISGTITLRPEGSGTVEIVELDVKIKVPLIGGKLEKLLADKVRSGMDAEHGVGVAYLAGER, encoded by the coding sequence ATGAAGTTCCGACACGAGCTGGCCTACGACGCCGCGCCCGACCAGGTCTTCGAGATGCTGGCCGACCCGGCCTTCCGCGAGGCGGCCTGCGCCGCCCAGGACGTCATCTCCGCGGACGTCTCCGTCGAGCGGTCGGGCGGTGGCTTCACGCTGACCGTCGACCAGCTCCAGAAGACCGACGACCTGCCGTCGTTCGCCCGCACCTTCGCCGGCGAGTCCACCCGCGCCATCCAGCGTGAGGTCTGGGCCGACACCACCGGCGGCACCCTGGACATCGAGGCGCCCGGCAAGCCGTCCTCGATCTCCGGCACGATCACGCTGCGGCCCGAGGGCAGCGGCACCGTCGAGATCGTCGAGCTGGACGTGAAGATCAAGGTCCCCCTCATCGGCGGCAAGCTCGAGAAGCTGCTCGCCGACAAGGTCCGCAGCGGCATGGACGCCGAGCACGGGGTCGGCGTCGCCTACCTGGCAGGAGAGCGCTGA
- a CDS encoding DUF2505 domain-containing protein, with amino-acid sequence MSKRITHELTYDAPLADVAAMLADPAFREQVCDDQHVLRHEVSVSGSAEDGDLEVTIDQVQAADGIPSFAKKFVGDEINIVQVETWTSPEAGDISVTIPGKPGQMSGTAVLAESGGTTTETVTLDIKVNIPLVGGKIEGLVADLLLKALKSENRTGRAYLSS; translated from the coding sequence ATGAGCAAGAGGATCACCCACGAGCTGACCTACGACGCGCCGCTGGCCGACGTCGCCGCGATGCTCGCCGACCCGGCGTTCCGCGAGCAGGTCTGCGACGACCAGCACGTGCTGCGCCACGAGGTGTCGGTGTCCGGCTCCGCCGAGGACGGCGACCTCGAGGTGACGATCGACCAGGTGCAGGCCGCCGACGGCATCCCGTCGTTCGCCAAGAAGTTCGTCGGCGACGAGATCAACATCGTGCAGGTCGAGACCTGGACCTCCCCCGAGGCCGGCGACATCAGCGTCACCATCCCCGGCAAGCCCGGCCAGATGAGCGGCACGGCCGTGCTGGCCGAGTCCGGCGGCACGACGACCGAGACCGTGACGCTGGACATCAAGGTCAACATCCCGCTCGTCGGCGGCAAGATCGAGGGCCTGGTCGCCGACCTGCTGCTCAAGGCGCTGAAGTCCGAGAACCGCACGGGCCGCGCCTACCTGTCGAGCTGA